A genomic region of Micromonospora sp. NBC_01796 contains the following coding sequences:
- a CDS encoding recombinase family protein, protein MSTVEYQDPVTSRQWQPDCANELIAARGTIVTEYFDVGCSRRRSWRQEQPTSAALLAALKDPHRGFDAIVVGEYERAFSGNQLLHLAPLLEQHGVQLWLPETDGPVDHRDPTHQALIMLLGAQSKREGQRSRFRVINAMRAQPREQGRYLGGRPPYGYRLTDAGPHPKRAHARWGRRLTRLEPDPATAAHVRWMFTQRLTGQSLASLLVAVWVLAASGRIATAAKALCWPRMRPHRSGATSFGTVQDRVHCRPGYRCNHGHTTTHRHSPKTKNPLPPGGPPLRTEGNGSQLPQLGFTQHTLRKPGRSGGERIAHPYQLVE, encoded by the coding sequence ATGTCGACGGTCGAGTACCAGGACCCGGTCACGTCCCGGCAGTGGCAGCCGGACTGCGCGAACGAATTGATCGCCGCTCGCGGGACGATCGTCACCGAATACTTTGACGTCGGCTGCTCCCGCCGCCGTAGTTGGCGGCAGGAGCAGCCGACGTCCGCCGCCCTGCTGGCCGCGCTCAAGGACCCGCATCGCGGGTTCGACGCGATCGTGGTCGGTGAGTACGAGCGCGCGTTCTCCGGCAACCAACTGCTACACCTGGCACCACTGCTCGAACAGCACGGTGTGCAGTTGTGGCTACCCGAAACGGACGGGCCCGTCGACCACCGCGACCCGACCCACCAAGCGCTCATCATGCTGCTCGGCGCCCAGTCGAAACGCGAGGGGCAGCGTTCCCGGTTCCGGGTCATCAACGCCATGCGAGCCCAACCACGGGAACAGGGACGCTACCTCGGCGGCCGGCCGCCCTACGGCTACCGGCTCACCGACGCCGGCCCCCACCCCAAGCGGGCACACGCCCGATGGGGTCGCCGACTTACGCGTCTCGAACCCGACCCGGCCACCGCCGCACACGTGCGGTGGATGTTCACCCAACGCCTCACCGGCCAGAGCCTAGCCAGTCTGCTGGTGGCGGTGTGGGTCCTGGCCGCGTCGGGCAGGATCGCGACGGCGGCAAAGGCGCTCTGTTGGCCGCGTATGCGGCCACACCGATCCGGTGCGACGAGTTTTGGCACGGTGCAGGATCGCGTCCACTGCCGCCCCGGATACCGATGCAACCACGGACACACCACCACCCACCGACACTCACCCAAAACCAAAAATCCTCTACCTCCAGGAGGACCACCTTTGAGAACCGAAGGCAACGGATCTCAGTTACCGCAACTTGGATTCACACAACACACACTCAGGAAGCCAGGACGCTCTGGCGGTGAGCGCATCGCTCATCCCTATCAACTCGTTGAATAG